A part of Pseudomonadota bacterium genomic DNA contains:
- a CDS encoding cob(I)yrinic acid a,c-diamide adenosyltransferase: protein MVLLTKIYTRGGDAGETSLGGGARVLKCDLRVEAYGAVDEANAAIGVARLHCTADSDEMLARIQNDLFDVGADLCRPEDGAEALRIVAAQVERLEREIDAMNSVLAPLTSFVLPGGSPAAAELHVARTTVRRAERLTVALAQQEKLNPVAIHYLNRLSDHLFQLARVNNEGGARDVLWVPGATR from the coding sequence ATGGTTCTTCTGACAAAAATCTATACGCGTGGCGGCGATGCAGGTGAGACCTCGCTGGGCGGCGGCGCGCGCGTGCTCAAATGCGACCTCCGCGTTGAAGCCTATGGCGCGGTGGACGAAGCAAATGCCGCCATCGGCGTTGCGCGGCTCCACTGTACCGCCGACAGCGACGAGATGCTGGCGCGCATCCAAAACGATCTGTTCGATGTCGGTGCAGATCTGTGTCGGCCAGAAGATGGCGCCGAAGCGCTCCGCATCGTCGCCGCCCAGGTCGAGCGACTGGAGCGGGAAATTGACGCCATGAACAGCGTCCTGGCACCGCTTACATCCTTCGTTTTGCCTGGCGGCTCGCCCGCCGCAGCCGAACTTCACGTCGCGCGTACTACAGTGCGTCGCGCTGAGCGCCTAACTGTGGCTTTGGCCCAACAGGAGAAGCTGAATCCGGTGGCGATCCACTATCTTAACCGCCTCTCCGATCACCTATTTCAACTCGCCCGCGTCAACAATGAAGGCGGTGCACGCGACGTGCTTTGGGTGCCTGGAGCGACGCGCTGA